From a region of the Hemibagrus wyckioides isolate EC202008001 linkage group LG06, SWU_Hwy_1.0, whole genome shotgun sequence genome:
- the col4a1 gene encoding collagen alpha-1(IV) chain, translating to MRVLLILVASVLFSAHLSRAEGCSGSSCGKCDCSGVKGSKGERGLPGLQGNMGFPGVQGHEGPQGPMGPKGDLGESGAPGMKGIRGPPGLPGIPGIPGHPGIPGQDGPQGPPGIPGCNGTKGDQGRDGIPGIPGLPGPPGFPGDPGMKGDPGGVIGGFIPQKGERGFSGTPGEQGSPGNPGPPGPIGPPGLDGNRGYPGEPGPPGPPGDRLSFVGPKGEKGEKGLTGPPGPPGIPLGQEGSLLVYLKGLKGDKGPPGQQGENCSPFQAGIKGEPGSPGPIGKEGKHGEHGAKGEKGDAGIPGYSGLKGQKGEKGPPGYGHGAPGPPGPPGSPGPVGETGPPGYPGDPGSPGKSLVGPPGERGFPGEIGQKGDKGADGESLRGPKGADGLPGPPGPPGPVGEECDINYGEPGPPGPPGLQGEVGQKGEKGDTCIQCSASGPPGLPGTQGPKGNQGFPGPTGSKGQKGETGPVGPSGYPGIDGTQGLMGTPGAKGEPGDIYISPELKGEKGLPGFPGSRGLPGIDGIPGADGRPGLPGQKGEPAREGIKGDRGPDGDTGLRGPTGERGPPGLPGIGRPGEPGEKGSQGAPGVPGTPGKAGPKGEPGKGISTPGPPGPPGPRGEAGLRGLQGERGYVGDQGLPGFPGEKGDPGLPGIGLPGPPGPKGHSGLPGAPGFNGDPGNPGQDGSPGHPGTPGPKGEPGIGLRGPKGSMGQPGIQGFPGEKGNLGMPGVPGTEGEPGPPGPQGIKGDSGPPGFPGLSGPPGPPGFGEPGQPGPMGPPGEPGPLGRIGEKGEKGPQGFPGPAKPGPQGEKGSSGLPGSPGPKGLPGEPGSPGKDGFPGERGPKGDIGIMGIPGSPGFPGNTGFPGAVGPRGDPGQRGPTGEFGEAGPKGERGDPGLQGPPGNMTDVEMEHMKGEKGDSGERGDPGPTGQKGVAGESGDPGMPGKDGMPGSPGKPGDKGDPGFPGQTGPDGQPGAKGSMGEMGLPGPSGPKGSKGIAGQPGHFGFKGDTGEKGEKGVAGLPGIGIPGLPGEKGEMGPPGFPGESGQKGVKGSMGIPGIPGTPGIKGDQGLIGYPGSPGVPGEKGAIGLPGLPGQTGLKGQPGEPGLQGPPGTQGTKGEPGKDGFPGAAGERGLPGIPGRGFPGTHGQAGEKGEKGNPGPPGMAGSPGVPGTKGEKGLPGFQGTHGRPGERGLPGPSMEGPKGDKGIQGEPGEPGQTGSPGPAGVPGSAGTKGEKGEKGFPGIQGHHGLKGDKGFIGDIGEPGIPGSKGVKGEMGPAGLPGFQGIKGEAGLTGFKGETGDRGFPGAKGNDGPPGPPGPHTFIKGDIGFPGPQGPQGLPGPQGYPGPKGQQGLLGIQGIKGEDGTPGFNGFPGAKGEQGHNGPSGPRGYPGPPGPDGVPGQVGPPGPSSMDHGFLVTRHSQSVEVPLCPQGTTLIYDGYSLLYVQGNERSHGQDLGTAGSCLRKFSPMPFLFCNINNVCNFASRNDYSYWLTSPEPMPMSMAPITGESIKPFISRCAVCEAPAMVIAVHSQTIAIPPCPQGWISLWIGYSFVMHTSAGAEGSGQALASPGSCLEEFRSAPFIECHGRGTCNYYANSYSFWLATIEDNEMFSKPVPTTLKAGNLRTHISRCQVCMKRT from the exons GGGTGTTCAGGCTCATCATGTGGGAAGTGTGACTGCAGCGGTGTAAAGGGGTCAAAG GGTGAGAGAGGTTTACCTGGCTTACAAGGCAATATGGGATTTCCTGGTGTGCAAGGTCACGAGGGCCCCCAAGGGCCAATGGGACCAAAG GGAGATCTTGGTGAGTCAGGAGCTCCAGGAATGAAAGGAATACGT GGCCCTCCTGGTTTACCTGGTATTCCAGGAATTCCTGGGCACCCG GGTATCCCAGGTCAAGATGGCCCACAGGGACCACCGGGTATCCCAGGCTGCAATGGAACAAAG GGGGATCAAGGTAGAGATGGAATCCCGGGCATACCAGGATTGCCAGGACCACCA GGTTTTCCAGGTGATCCAGGAATGaag gGTGACCCAGGTGGTGTTATTGGTGGGTTTATTCCTCAGAAAGGAGAAAGAGGATTTTCAGGAACACCAGGAGAGCAA GGGTCACCAGGAAACCCTGGACCACCAGGACCAATTGGCCCACCAGGATTAGATGGGAATCGA GGATATCCTGGTGAACCCGGCCCTCCTGGCCCTCCT GGTGATAGGCTTTCTTTTGTTGGTCCGAAAGGTGAAAAG GGTGAAAAAGGTCTCACAGGTCCACCAGGGCCCCCTGGAATTCCTTTAGGGCAAGAAGGAAGTTTATTGGTTTATCTTAAAGGACTAAAG GGTGATAAGGGGCCTCCTGGACAACAGGGTGAAAAC TGTTCACCATTTCAAGCAGGAATTAAAGGCGAACCAGGATCTCCAGGCCCTATA GGAAAAGAGGGAAAGCATGGAGAACATGGAGCTAAG ggGGAAAAGGGTGATGCTGGTATTCCTGGCTATTCTGGCTTAAAG GGGCAAAAGGGAGAGAAAGGACCTCCAGGATAT GGTCATGGTGCACCTGGCCCTCCTGGTCCTCCAGGCTCACCCGGACCAGTTGGAGAGACAG GCCCCCCTGGGTATCCTGGAGATCCtggttccccag GTAAAAGCCTTGTTGGACCCCCTGGAGAGAGGGGCTTTCCTGGAGAGATTGGACAGAAAGGAGACAAAGGTGCTGATGGAGAGTCTCTCAGAGGACCCAAGGGAGCTGATGGACTTCCTGGTCCACCTGGACCCCCTGGACCAGTAG gTGAGGAGTGTGACATTAATTATGGAGAACCAGGTCCTCCTGGACCTCCTGGCTTGCAAGGAGAGGTGGGACAGAAAG GTGAAAAAGGAGACACTTGTATACAATGCTCTGCTAGCGGACCCCCAGGTTTACCCGGTACTCAGGGACCAAAAGGAAATCAAG GTTTCCCTGGACCTACAGGTAGTAAAGGACAAAAGGGTGAGACTGGCCCTGTTGGACCTTCTGGATATCCG GGGATTGATGGCACCCAAGGTTTAATGGGTACTCCTGGGGCAAAGGGTGAACCAGGTGATATCTATATATCCCCAGAGCTGAAGGGAGAAAAGGGCTTACCAGGGTTTCCTGGTAGTAGGGGACTGCCAGGCATAGATGGAATACCAGGTGCAGATGGACGTCCAGGTTTGCCAGGACAGAAAGGAGAACCA GCTAGAGAGGGCATTAAAGGTGACCGTGGCCCAGATGGAGATACTGGGCTAAGAGGACCAACTGGTGAGAGAGGACCCCCAGGTCTCCCTGGAATCGGCCGGCCTGGAGAGCCAGGAGAAAAGGGCAGTCAAGGAGCTCCTGGTGTTCCAGGAACACCAGGAAAAGCAG GACCTAAAGGTGAACCTGGAAAAGGTATAAGTACACCAGGACCTCCAGGTCCACCAGGACCTCGTGGTGAGGCAGGATTACGTGGCCTTCAAG GTGAAAGGGGTTATGTTGGAGATCAAGGATTGCCAGGATTTCCAGGTGAAAAAGGAGACCCTGGTCTTCCAGGAATTGGACTTCCGGGTCCACCAGGTCCAAAAG GTCACTCTGGTTTACCAGGTGCACCAGGGTTCAATGGAGACCCTGGAAATCCAGGCCAGGATGGTTCTCCCGGACACCCAGGAACACCTGGACCAAAA GGTGAACCTGGCATTGGCCTTCGTGGACCCAAGGGCTCTATGGGACAGCCAGGAATTCAAGGATTTCCAGGTGAAAAGGGTAATTTAGGAATGCCAGGTGTACCTGGAACTGAAGGAGAACCTGGACCACCTGGTCCTCAGGGTATAAAAG GTGATTCTGGCCCTCCTGGGTTCCCAGGTTTGTCAGGCCCACCTGGACCCCCAGGATTCGGGGAGCCTGGACAACCAGGACCAATGGGACCTCCTGGAGAACCTGGTCCCTTAG GTCGAATTGGTGAAAAGGGAGAGAAAGGCCCCCAAGGTTTTCCTGGTCCTGCAAAACCTGGTCCTCAAGGTGAGAAAGGCAGCTCCGGTTTACCTGGATCACCAGGCCCTAAAGGGTTGCCAGGTGAACCAGGAAGTCCAGGTAAAGATGGATTCCCTGGGGAGAGAG gtCCCAAAGGAGATATTGGAATAATGGGAATTCCAGGGTCACCTGGATTCCCGGGGAATACAGGATTCCCTGGTGCCGTCGGACCTAGAG GTGACCCTGGTCAGAGAGGGCCTACGGGAGAGTTTGGCGAAGCAGGCCCtaaaggagaaagaggagatcCTGGTCTTCAAGGACCACCTGGTAATATGACTGATGTGGAAATGGAGCATATGAAAGGAGAAAAGGGAGACAGCGGAGAGAGAG GGGATCCAGGCCCTACAGGACAGAAGGGGGTTGCTGGAGAATCTGGAGATCCTGGAATGCCTGGAAAGGATGGAATGCCTGGTTCACCAGGAAAGCCAG GTGATAAAGGTGATCCAGGATTTCCTGGACAAACCGGACCAGATGGGCAGCCTGGAGCAAAGGGCAGCATGGGAGAAATGGGATTGCCAG GACCATCTGGGCCAAAAGGCAGTAAAGGTATTGCTGGTCAGCCTGGCCATTTTGGGTTTAAGGGCGATACAGGAGAAAAGGGTGAAAAGGGAGTAGCAGGGCTTCCAGGAATAGGAATTCCTGGCCTCCCTGGAgagaag GGTGAAATGGGTCCACCTGGTTTTCCTGGGGAGTCTGGACAGAAGGGAGTGAAAGGTTCCATGGGAATCCCAGGCATACCTGGAACCCCAGGGATAAAAGGAGACCAAGGACTGATTGGTTACCCAG GTAGCCCTGGGGTGCCAGGTGAAAAAGGAGCCATTGGATTGCCTGGATTACCAGGGCAGACTGGTCTTAAAGGACAGCCAG GTGAACCTGGACTGCAGGGTCCCCCAGGGACACAGGGGACGAAAGGAGAGCCAGGAAAAGACGGATTCCCTGGAGCTGCTGGAGAAAGGGGTCTCCCAG gTATACCTGGTAGAGGATTTCCAGGAACCCATGGGCAGGCAGGTGAAAAAG GTGAAAAAGGCAACCCAGGTCCCCCTGGCATGGCTGGAAGCCCTGGTGTTCCTGGAACCAAAGGAGAGAAAGGCCTACCTGGATTCCAAGGTACTCATGGTCGACCTGGTGAAAGAGGACTTCCAGGGCCATCAATGGAAGGCCCTAAAGGGGATAAAGGAATTCAGGGAGAGCCTGGAGAGCCAG GGCAGACTGGTTCTCCAGGTCCAGCAGGTGTTCCAGGTAGTGCTGGAACTAAAggtgagaaaggagaaaaaggcTTCCCAGGCATACAGGGTCATCATGGTTTGAAAGGCGATAAAGGCTTCATTGGAGACATT GGTGAACCTGGTATACCAGGCAGTAAAGGAGTAAAGGGTGAAATGGGACCTGCAGGCCTTCCTGGGTTCCAAG GAATAAAGGGTGAGGCTGGTTTGACTGGTTTCAAAGGAGAAACTGGTGACAGAGGATTTCCAGGTGCTAAAG GTAATGATGGCCCTCCCGGACCTCCTGGACcccatacttttataaaaggaGACATTGGTTTCCCAGGACCACAGGGTCCCCAAGGTTTACCAGGGCCTCAAGGGTATCCTGGACCAAAAGGACAGCAAG GATTGTTGGGTATACAAGGTATTAAAGGAGAGGATGGGACACCAGGATTTAATGGGTTTCCTGGAGCTAAAGGAGAACAAGGGCATAATGGACCTTCTG GACCCAGAGGATATCCAGGTCCTCCGGGTCCTGATGGTGTCCCAGGTCAGGTTGGCCCTCCTGGACCCTCTTCCATGGACCATGGTTTTCTAGTGACTCGGCACAGTCAGTCAGTCGAAGTGCCCCTGTGTCCACAAGGCACCACTCTGATCTATGATGGGTACTCCCTCCTGTACGTGCAGGGAAATGAGCGATCCCATGGCCAAGACCTTG GTACGGCGGGTAGCTGTTTGAGGAAGTTCAGCCCAATGCCATTCCTCTTCTGTAACATCAACAATGTGTGCAACTTTGCCTCTCGTAATGACTATTCTTACTGGCTCACATCTCCTGAGCCCATGCCTATGAGCATGGCTCCAATCACTGGCGAGAGCATCAAACCTTTCATCAGCAG atgtgcagtgtgtgaagcCCCTGCCATGGTGATTGCTGTTCACAGTCAGACTATAGCCATCCCACCCTGCCCTCAAGGCTGGATCTCTCTGTGGATTGGTTATTCCTTTGTCATG CATACCAGTGCAGGTGCTGAGGGCTCCGGTCAGGCTCTGGCTTCTCCTGGGTCCTGTCTGGAGGAGTTCCGTTCTGCTCCTTTCATTGAGTGTCATGGCCGTGGCACCTGCAACTACTATGCAAACTCCTACAGCTTCTGGTTGGCCACCATTGAGGATAATGAGATGTTTAG CAAACCTGTCCCCACCACACTAAAGGCTGGGAATCTGCGAACTCACATCAGTAGGTGTCAAGTGTGCATGAAGAGGACTTAA